The DNA region TTAATATGGCCATCACAAAAAAATAAATACTTTCCTCTTGCCTTTGAAGCACCTGCATTTCTTGCCATCCCTGGTCCTTTATTATTAATATGAATAGAAGTAAAATTTCTAAAATTTATTTTATTCAAATACAATTCTAGCTTTTCTACACATAAATCATTAGATGCATCATCTACAGTAATTATTTCAACTTAAATCTGTTTTAGAATTTAATATTGAATCTACCGTTAATATTAAGTTATTACCTTCATTTTTACATGGTATTATTATAGAAACATCAATAATTTTATGATTTTCTTTTCCTTCTATAACCAAGTTTTAATCCCACCTTTCATTTTTATATTTGCATATAAAGTACATTAAACATTTTTACAATTAGCTATTTACAGCCTATCACTATAAGTTATGTACAAAATTAATCTATTATGATTTCAGCTTATTTTATATATAACAAAATACCTATTCATACTATACTTTGTATATAATAAATAGGTATTACTTAATAATTGCTATAAATATCTTTTTCAATTATTTATTGTTAACAGTGTTAATGTTATATCTATTAGTAGATCTATTTTATATAACTACATAGGATTCAAAATCACTTGTATCTGATATTATTTTACACTCTGATAAAAGCTGCTTAGAGCTTATTTTCCACGTATGATCTTGCATATCTTTGTGCTTCATATAAACAAAATTATATCTATCACCGGCGAACATTTTTATACCTTTTTCATTACAGCACTCATAAAGATACGTATCTTCACCTAAATTAACATTTCCAAACTTCACTTCATTAAATACTGATTTTTTTAGTACAATAGTACCTCCTTGTAACCATGAAGTAGTATATTTATTTTCTATACTAGGAGCATTTAACGCTAATATATTAAATTCTTCAAAATATACAAAATGTGCTGCTTTACCAGTTACCTGTGCATCAGTATATTCAAATATATTCATTGAATCCAGTAAATAGTTTGCGCCGTAATAATCATCATCATCCATTTTAGCTATATAATCATATTTTGCTTGTTTTACACCAAAATTTAAGCACTCACCTAAAGTAACATTTTCATCAATTTGAAATATTCTGACATTATTAAAGTCTTTAAATTTATTATTACAATATTCTTTATCTATTTTATTATTATTTAAAACAATTATTAATTCTTTTATTGCGTAATTAATTCTCATAAAATTATTATATATATTATCTAAATATTTAGTTTTATTTGTTGTCATAATTATTGAAACTCCTGGTTTATGAAAATATTGTAATTTATTTCTTACCTTATTAATACATATACGGTACTCATTAATATAATACATTTTATGAAAAACCTCCAAATAATTAAAAAAAGTTTTTATTCAATAGTTTATTTCTATCATTAATTGCCAACTGATAAATAAATAGATATCGTTCGGTCATTTTATCAGAAGAAAACTTATTTTCTATATATGCTCTCATTGATTTTGGATTCGGAAATAATTGATTTTTACACTTATATGCCATTTCTTCAACTGTATCACATAGCAAATCTGGGAAGCCCTCTAAAACTTCAGATATTCCCCCTCTATGAAATGCCAATACTGGTGTACCACATGCCATTGCTTCAATAATAACAAGTCCAAAAGGCTCTTCCCAAGTGGATGGAAATAATACACATTTAGCATGTTTAATCAGATTTTGTTTTTCTGAACCTTTAACAAAGCCAACATATTTAATTTTTTTATTGTTTTTAATTCTAGGTTCTATTTCATTTTTATAATAACTCTCATCATGAATAGGACCTGCAATTATTAATTTTTCATTATTCTTTTCACAAACAGTTAATGCATGATGTAAGCCTTTTTCAGTACATATTCTTCCTAAAAATAAATTATAATTCTCTTTTTTCTCGCTAAATTCAAAATCTTCTACATCAATTCCATTATATACATAGAATCCCTTATTATTAGCAAACATCTCACGCGCTTTTTTACAAACATAAACATTAAATTTACTTAAAGAATCATCAATCCAATGAATTGTACTAACTGTTGGAAAAAGTATTTTTTTTGATGCACGATTAAAATTTGCACTATGATCATGAATAATATCAATATTATTAGGCATTGTTTTTAGTACATAATCCACCAATTCGTCTGGGCTTTGATACCTTTTCCTATATGGTATCATATGTGCACTACTTTCGCTGCCTTCTGGAGCATAAAGATATACCTCATGGCCTTTCTTAACTAAATTTTCAGTCAATATATAAACTAACATTTCTGTTCCTGCATAATTAGGAATAGGCTCGCGATCTAAAGCAATTTGTACAATCTTCATTTCTATAAAACACCTCATTAGATATTCTTTAATTTCCAAATACTTTCATTAATTTTATTACAAATTATTATAATTCACTTATTAATCTAATATATTATATTAAATTATGTAAACATTTGTGCTAGGTTTACAAATAGCACTATTTGAATTTCATTACATAAAAATAAAGTGCCTATTATAAAATAGGCAAAACTAAATTTTTATTCAATAGTTTATTTCTATCATTAATTGCTAACTGATAAATAAATAGATATCGTTCGGTCATTTTATCAGAAGAAAACTTATTTTCTACATATTCTCTCATTGATTTTGGACTCGGAAATAATTGATTTTTACACTTATATGCCATTTCCTCAACTGTATCACATAGCAAATCTGGGAAGCCCTCTAAAACTTCAGATATTCCCCCTCTATGAAATGCCAATACTGGTGTACCACATGCCATTGCTTCAATAATAACAAGTCCAAAAGGCTCTTCCCAAGTGGATGGAAATAACTACACATTTAGCATGTTTAATCAGATTTTGTTTTTCTGAACCTTTAACAAAGCCAACATATTTAATTTTTTCATTATTTTTAATTCTAGGTTCTATTTCATTTTTATAATAACTCTCATCAAAAAGCGGACCTGCTATAATCAATTTTTCATTATTTTTTTCACAAACAGTTAATGCATGTTGTAAGCCCTTTTCAGTACATATTCTTCCTAAAAATAAATTATAATCCTCTTTTTTCTCGCTAAATTCAAAATTTTCTACATCAATTCCATTATATATATAGAATCCCTTATTATTGGCAAACGTCTCGCGTGCTCTTTTAGAGACATACACATTAAATTTACCTGAAGAGTCATCATGCCAATGAATTGTACTAACTGTTGGCAAAGGTATTTTCTTGCTTGAATGATTAATATAAATACTATTGTCATGAACAATATCAATATTACTAGGAATTGTTTTTAATACATAATCAACTAATTCATCTGAACTTTGATATTTTTTCCTATAGTATATAATGTGAGCACTACTTTGACTACCTTCTGGAGCATAAAGATATACTTCGTGCCCTCTCTTAATTAAATTTTCAGTCAGTATATAAACAGCTCTTTCTGTTCCGGCATAATTGGGAAGCGGATGAATATCCTGAGAAATCAGCACTATCCTCATTTCTATAAATCACCTCATAATGTTAAAAATTTAAGCCTATGAATAATTTAAAAACTTTTATTTTACTAGTATGTCAGTACTAAATTTTATTAATGTAAAAAACTTTTATGCAATAATTTATTTCTATCAATAATTGCTAATTGATAAACAAAGAGATATCGTTCAGTCATTTTGTCAGCGGAAAATTTATTTTCTACGCACTTTCTTAATGATTTATAACTTGGAAATAATTGATTTTTACATTTGTACGTCATTTCCTCAACTGTATTACATAATAAATTTGGAAAATCTTCTAAAATCTCAGGTATACCACCATTAGGAAACGCTAATACCGGTGTGCCACAAGCCATTGCTTCAATAATAACAATACCAAACAGCTCCCAAATAGATGGAAACAGTACACATTTAGCATATTTTAGTAAGTTTTGTTTTTCTTTGCCTTTAACAAAACCAACATATTTAACTTTTTTATTATTCTTAATTCTAGGTTCTATTTGATTTTTATAATAGCTCTCATCATAAATAGGACCTGCAATTATCAATTTTTCATTATTTTTTTCACAAACAGTCAGTGCATCATGCAAGCCCTTTTCAGCACATATTCTCCCTATAAATAAATTATAATCTTCTTTTTCCTCGCTAAATTCATAATCGTCTACATTAATACCATTATATATATAAAACCCTTTATTGTTTCCATAAATTTCACGTGCTTTTTTACTTACATGTACACAAAATTTACTTGAAGTATAATCCCAATAATGAATCGTACTAACTGTAGGAACTGCTATTTCCTTTTTTAAACTATTAATACTTAGACTATGATCATGAATAATATCAATATTATTAGGCATTGTTTTTAGTACATAGTCCACCAATTCTTCTGAACTTTGATATTGTTGTTTAAAATTTATAATTTGAGCACTGCTTTTACTACCCTCTGGAGCATAGAGATATACCTCGTGTCCTTTATTAACTAAAGTTTCAGTTAATATATAAACTAAAATTTCTGTTCCAGCGTAATGTGGAATAGGGTACAAATTTGGAGCAATTTGCACAATCCTCATTTATATTAGTCACCTCACGTGTTTAGAATTTAATAGTAACTACTTAAATTTATATATTAATTTACTAAATTTTAATGTTTATTTTTTCACAGTTTATACAAAGTTTTAGCTTTACTATATTTATATGTATTAAAAAAAAATTGTGTGAGCAAAATATAATATCTTTTTATAAATTAACTTTTACAAAAAAAGACTAAGTATACCGCTTAGTCTTTTTTATACAAACAAATATAAAAATTAACTGATTTATATTTATTTCATCACAATATTTATGATTATATTTAATAGTTCAAATAATATACCTCAAATTCAGAAATACCAATATTATATCCTTCTGCCCTATCTACCGTAAGCTTAACCCAATTAAAGGTTTTGGCTTTAAAGTCCACTATATACTCACTTCCATTATTAGGCAGAGGTCCCACCGATATTTCTGACCCATCACTAAAGGTTAAAATTCCTCTTATTATATGATCATCAAAATTTGGTCTATCATATAAAATAATTCTATTAGCCTCAATTAGAGTTGGCCATGAAAGCTGAATCCATGCTCCAGACTTTTCTCCAAGTGTTGCCCATTCTTTATCATAAAAAGTAAATAAGCTATTTTCATATGGGTAACCTAAAATAATGCCATCAATAACATTAGTACAATATTGACCTGTATCCGTATTTTGTGAGGAAGCTGCTACTGTTGCATTGTATGCTAAATTTGACATTTGTTTTTTCCAGAATACCTCATCACTCTTTATAAATCTTCTGAAGTATGCTGCATCATCTTCATATACATCAAAAGCTTTGCTTTTTAGATTGTTACCTGACTCAATTGACGCATACATTTCATCAGGTACAGGAATTGACTCTCTAGAACACCATGAATATGGTGATGTTCTGTCCATGTGGCTTTCTATATTCAATACAGATTGCAAAGCATTTAAATTATTCTGAGGCAATCCTTCCTTATAAACCATATATTCATGAATTATTGGAGAATAATCTAATCTCTTCTTTAATTCCAATATTGCACTTATAACAAAAATTCCAGTTACAGAATGATCAGGATGATTTTCCATTGGAGATGGCATATAAATATCTTCAGGTAGATTACTTTCAATAACATCTAAAATATCATTAAAAATATTTTCTCTATTATATTCAGCATGAATTCCATATTTACTATAATGGTAATCAACTATTCCTATTTCAGGGAACCCATAAGTTTGGCTGCCATAAGTCCCCAAAAAAATTTTTTGAGGATTATCTTTAGATAAATAAGCTGGACCTAATACATCATGATCACCATAACCTAAATATACAATATTATCTTTACTAAGGCCAAGTAACGCCATTGAATTAATAGTTTTTTGTATACGAATTTTAGGATTACCATAATCACCAGTTGTAATCATAACTAATTTTGTAGTATTCCCATTATTTATACATCTTCTTATAACTCCAGCACATGCTATTGTTTCATCATCTTCATGTGGAGAAAAAATCATTACTTTACTTACATCACTTTCTATTGTTTGTTTTACATTTAAAAATTTTTTCAACTGTTTTAAAATTCCCCTTTCATATTATATATTTAATAGTTGTATTCCTAGGAAACTTTACTATAAAAATTTAATTCTTGTTACATTTTATGCATTAATAAATTATTTGCACACATATAAATAGCAAATTTCAATTTAATATTTTATAACTCGTATTCCGCTGAATGAAAATCAAAAATCTAATAATTAAATTTTACTTTAATGACAATAAAATGAATTAATTTCCAAAAATGATTTTCACTATTTATCTCGAATATATCTACATGGACTAATAAAAGAGGATGCGTAGTATATGGATATCAATGATGTTAATAGACAAAAAATTAGTCTTGATGCATTTATTGAATTGAATGACAGAATAAACAAGGTTATTTATGAAGAATGTAATGAATACAAATTATGGAATGGATACAGGCTTAGTACAATATATGACAGTACAATTGAGTTACCTAATACAGAGTTACTGCGTAATGAATTTGGATATGCTAAAATCAGTACTCTAATGTACCTATAGCTAGAGGCGAAGCCTGTTGTATATTTGATGTACTAAATAAAATTGTAATAAAAAGCAAAATTGATCGCTATGGAACTTCGGAAAGAAAAATGGCACTAGAATTAATTTCAGAAATGAATAGAACTTTAAAAAGTTCTATTTTTATAAGGATGAAGTAAAAATTGCTAAAATTATAGAAAAAGAATGTACTTTTGTATTATGCAGCAATGATTTATCAATCACTGGCGAAGCCATATTGTTAGAGTATAGAACCCAAAGTAGTATTGAAAAGAAGTTTCAACAATTAAAATCACCATAGTTTGTTAATTCTTTATATTTGAATTCGCCAGAGAGAATTGAAGCATTAACTTATGTGATTCTAATATCCATGATGATGCTATCAGTATCAGAGTATGCTGTAAGATCAGGTTTAAACAATGAAAAAGTCTTTGTTATTGGTCCAGGTCAACTGAAGATGAAAAAACCAACTTTAAAATCTATTATAGAAATTTTTAATAAGGTACCAATGAAAGTTTTTATAGTAGACGGTAAAAAGCAAAGATTTCTTGGTCGCCAATTTAATGATAGCCAAAGTAAGCTTTTAAGATATCTCCTTATTCCGGAGGAAGTGTTTTGTTGGAACAGTGCGAGAAAATATCTGTGATGCATAATTTTAATAGGAAACAACAGGCTACGCCTTTTATTTGTGATAAAAAAACATTTTTTAATTGTTGTAAACACCAATTAAAAAATCATTTAATTTTTAAAATTTATTGTGCGGAATATAATTAATTAATTAATAATTAAAGTTATAATTATTAATTAATTAATCATATTTTATATAAAGAAGCTTTATAGAGAGGAGAAAATTTATGATACTCAGTAATAGAAAATTCTATATAGTAAAACAATCTGACAATACTACATGGAATTTTTTTTATAATAAGGATGGCGATATTGTATATAAATTTTTTAAAAATAATATTTGGTCAGATTATCATATTCTTGTAAAAAAAGCTTTAAATAAATTTTCAGTAATGCTACTTAATGATGATAGTATAATTGTTCTATATGAGAATTTATCAGGGATACTTATACTAAGTAAATATAACGGTAAAACATGGGATAAAAAACAAATTGTAAAAAATACAAAAAATAAATTTTTTAACATGTACTTTAAAGCAGTTGCAAATGATAATAAAATAAATATAATTTATAGCATATTTAATAAAAAAGATAAAATTGCAACACTATTTCATCAAATTATTGACGAAAAAAATATTTTGTCTACTCCTAATTTTATTGATAAAATTAAGTGCCATTATCCTATCACATTTATTCTTTATTCTACAAAAAATCAAGATATATATATTATGTATGAAAGATTAGTTGACAACTACGACCTTGGCTATAAAATTTTTAATAAATATACAAACAAATGGTCTGATTTTAATTTTATAGCTTCAAATACTTCTCCTCTGAAGGATTACTCTATGTTAACATCTGATGACATTTTACATGCCTTGTACATAAAGAAAGAAGATAATATTAATTCTTTAATCTATGTGCAGGTCAACAATTCTAATCTAAAGACAAATAAATTATTTGAAGGTAAAAATATCAAAATCTGCTCCTTCTTTATAGTATGTAATCAAATATGGTATTACTGGCTAAATGATAATAAAATTTATAGTAATTTTTCTATAGATAACGGAAATACTTTTAGCTCTCCCCCATTTGAACTGATATTAGATTCTTCTAATAATATTTTTAAAGCTGGATATATGTCTAATAACTTTGAAACAATTAACTGTTCAATAGTTAATGAACTATACATTGCAAACCATGACTTAGAAAATTTAAATTTTTCTAGCATCTACTCATATTTTAAAAATAATATAGACTTTCTATCCTATATGAAATATTATATGACTAAAGTACATGAAAAAAATTTATCAATGGAAAAAACATCCGAAGAAAAAGAACAGCACTTTACTGAGCTTAAGGATCTATTAGAAACAAAAAAATCAAAGTTACTTTATTATGAAAAAAAGCTTCAATATGTAAATAATATATATGCTCAATTTAAGAATAAAAAGAAATTGCTTGCTACAAATATTAATATTATTCAGCAGGACTTAATTAATAAAGAGGAAAATTTGAGTCTATTAGAAGATGAAAATATGAAAATGAAAAAAGAAATTCTATCACTTAAAGATGAACTTTCCAATCAAGAAAATAGAATTATATCACTCTTAGGAGAAATTAAAATATTGCAGCATGATAATACTACTTTAAATGCACAATTTACAAAATCCAATTCAAAATTAAATATCTCATTATTAAAAAAAATTTTTCCTAATAATTATTTTTTTAAATAAACTAACTTTTACCCATTAAATTAAAGGATGATCTAATGTAAATACTTTTTCTACTTACATTTACTATTCTTTCATCCAAAAAAAGAAAAATAAACTATATAAGTTGCAATTAAAATTGTTCATTTAATAAATAATATTTAGATAGTAGCTATTTAAATTCAATAAATATTTTATTATTAATATAATTTATTGCAACAGATATATGTTCTCAAAATGGAAATTTAGATAAAAAAATTAAATCCACTTAACAAAAATAATATAAGTGGATTTATATACTTACGTGTTACAATATTCATCAATTTGCTTTACACATAAATCGTAGACATTTCCGTTATGATAATTTTTATACCATTTAACAGTCTCTTCAATAGCTTTATCCACATTCCATTTAGGTGCCCAATTTAAATAAAATTTAGACTTGCTTATATCCAGGTTTAATAAATTTGCCTCATGAAGTTGAGTAGATATAGTATTTATAGATTTATAATTTCCACTTTCCCAATAATTAATAATTTTTTTTGTAATTTCCTCTACACTCACAATGCTCTCCGAATTAGGGCCGAAATTCCATGCACCAGAAAATTTTGTATTATATTTCAGTAGATTAATCCCTAACTTTAAATAACCTCCTAGTGGTTCAAGAACATGCTGCCATGGACGAATAGCCTTAGGATTTCTAATTATTATGTCCTTATTTAATTCCAGAGCATTTATACAGTCAGGAATAATTCTATCCTTAGACCAGTCACCACCTCCAATTACATTACCTGCTCTAACTGACGCTATAACTTTTTTATGAATGGAGTATTCTTCGGGATTAAAAAAGGAGTTACGATAAGAAGAAACTAATAGTTCCGCACAACCTTTACTAGAGCTATAAGGATCGTAACCACCCATAGGATCATTTTCTCTATATCCCCATACCCATTCTTTATTTTCATAACATTTGTCACTGGTTATAATAACAGCTGCCTTTGTAGTATTACAATTTCTCATAGCCTCTAATAAATTTAAAGTTCCTATAACATTTACTTCATAGGTATATTTAGGATGCTCATAGGAATATCTTACCAAGGGTTGTGCTGCAAGATGAAATACAATTTCCGGATTATATTTTTTAAATACTTCATTCAGTAATTTACTATCTCTAATATCACCTCTAATATCAATTATACTATTTTTAAGTCCAGATAAAGAAAAATTATCTTCAGAATTGAGGGGATCTAAAGCATAGCCTATTACATTGGCTCCGAGTTTTTTCAACCATATAGCCAGCCAGGAACCTTTAAAACCTGTATGCCCAGTAATTAAAACATTTTTATTTTTAAATATATTTAAAGATAAGTCCATTTAGTTATCGCCTCCTAATACAGTTTTATATTTTTTTTGTACCAATCTATAGTTTTGATTATTCCATCTTCAAGATTTATTCTTGGTTTCCAATGAAGAACAGATTGAATATTGTCAATATTAGCTTTAGGAGTCCACATTTCATTTTCTCTGTAAGGAATAGTGCCATATAAAGGTTTTTTATCAGTCTCGATATTTTTAAAAATTAAATTGATATAATATTTTAGCGGATGAATATTTCCACTTGCAATATTAAAAATATTATTTGATATAGAATTATTTTCTGCAGCTATTATCATGCCGTCTACTATATTCTCTACATAGCAATAGTCTCTATATTGTTCACAGTGGGTAAGCTTTACATCTTTATTTTGTAATATAGATAGAATTACATGGCAAAAAACTTTATGAGGTGCTTCTCCTTCACCAAATACTCCGAAAGGTCTTAAAGTAACAATACCAATGTTATTTTCTCTGGCGATTTGATGTGCTAATATAGTAGAGCAAGCTTTAGTACTACCATAAATGCTTACAGGCAGAGGGTACATAGTTTCATACATTAACTCTTTTCGATTACCATATTCAGCACAGCTACCCATATTTATTAATTTTTTACACTGAGTATTTTTTAATGAATTTAATAGATTTACTGTTCCAATTATATTAGTATTAGTAGCAGCAATATATTCTTTTTTAGAGGAATCTACACCATAAGCTGCAAGATGAAATACATATTCAGGATCAATATTTTTTATATAGTTGTTAACTTCCGAACTATTTGATATATCAGCTTCAATAATACTAATTTTATTTAAAATATCTTTTATCCGCCAAGGATTAGAGTTTTTTCTCTCTATAATAAATAGATTTGCTCCTTTATTTAACATTCTTCTGACAAGATGAGAACCTATGAATCCATAACCACCAGTAATTAAAATTTTTTTATTTTTAAATATATTTTCATCCATGCATTGTCCCCCTTTTATATGATTATAGATTTAATTCTTTTTTATTTGTTTAATCTATAAAAATTTTTTGCTTCTTTAATGCTTTCTTTATCATAAAAATCTTCTATAGTAATACCTTCCAAGGACTTTAATTCATTAATTACATTTTTTATCTCATTAAGATATGGTATATAAATATTGTCAATAATGTTCTTGTCAAATTTTAAAATTGCCAATCTCCATAAATCAAATTCGGAGTCATTAAATATTTCCATGCGGCCAAAGTGATATACTATGAGTTTAGAATTTTCTATATAAACATCATTATATTTAGTATGAATTTTATAATTATTATGAATTATAAGATTCCAAGCAGCTGCATCAATCCCTAAATGATTAATAATTTTTATATTGGAAAATAGCATTGGAAGTTTATCAAGATATTTTTGATCTCCCCAGCGCCCTAGTTCTGGTTGAGCTGATGAATAGCACCATTCTATACATTTTTGCTTCCACCATTTTAAAATATCATAACAGTTTTTATTATTTCTAAAACCAATTAATCCAGCTTGATAATTCCCATGAAATCTTGCATAATCATTACTAACCCTTTGTTTACAAAGGAAAATATCATGACCTTTCCATTGGTTAAAAATTTTATTTGGATTTTTAAAAAAGAATATATCTGAATCACAATAAACAATTGAATCTACATTAAAATTCTTTAATACATAAAGTATTAATGGAGCCTTCATGGTCCAAGAATATTCTTGAATATCTCTGTTGTGTTTAACTTTTAATAATTCGTTATTTTCAACATCATTTACATGAATTAGTATTACATTTTTAAGTGACATATTTTGTAGAGTAGAAAAAGAAATGTCATCCATACAACATATATATAAATTAAAATTATTAATTGTATTTTTTAGGGATTTGTATAGAGCAATACATCTAATTATATATTGTTGACTAGTTAAAGTACAAAAGTAATATCCTTTGTGTTTATTTTTATTAAATACTAAATTATAAATCTTAGAATAGATATTTTTTTGTTTCTTTGCATT from Clostridium pasteurianum BC1 includes:
- a CDS encoding glycosyltransferase is translated as MYYINEYRICINKVRNKLQYFHKPGVSIIMTTNKTKYLDNIYNNFMRINYAIKELIIVLNNNKIDKEYCNNKFKDFNNVRIFQIDENVTLGECLNFGVKQAKYDYIAKMDDDDYYGANYLLDSMNIFEYTDAQVTGKAAHFVYFEEFNILALNAPSIENKYTTSWLQGGTIVLKKSVFNEVKFGNVNLGEDTYLYECCNEKGIKMFAGDRYNFVYMKHKDMQDHTWKISSKQLLSECKIISDTSDFESYVVI
- a CDS encoding glycosyltransferase family 4 protein, translated to MKIVQIALDREPIPNYAGTEMLVYILTENLVKKGHEVYLYAPEGSESSAHMIPYRKRYQSPDELVDYVLKTMPNNIDIIHDHSANFNRASKKILFPTVSTIHWIDDSLSKFNVYVCKKAREMFANNKGFYVYNGIDVEDFEFSEKKENYNLFLGRICTEKGLHHALTVCEKNNEKLIIAGPIHDESYYKNEIEPRIKNNKKIKYVGFVKGSEKQNLIKHAKCVLFPSTWEEPFGLVIIEAMACGTPVLAFHRGGISEVLEGFPDLLCDTVEEMAYKCKNQLFPNPKSMRAYIENKFSSDKMTERYLFIYQLAINDRNKLLNKNFF
- a CDS encoding glycosyltransferase; the protein is MRIVLISQDIHPLPNYAGTERAVYILTENLIKRGHEVYLYAPEGSQSSAHIIYYRKKYQSSDELVDYVLKTIPSNIDIVHDNSIYINHSSKKIPLPTVSTIHWHDDSSGKFNVYVSKRARETFANNKGFYIYNGIDVENFEFSEKKEDYNLFLGRICTEKGLQHALTVCEKNNEKLIIAGPLFDESYYKNEIEPRIKNNEKIKYVGFVKGSEKQNLIKHAKCVVISIHLGRAFWTCYY
- a CDS encoding glycosyltransferase — protein: MRIVQIAPNLYPIPHYAGTEILVYILTETLVNKGHEVYLYAPEGSKSSAQIINFKQQYQSSEELVDYVLKTMPNNIDIIHDHSLSINSLKKEIAVPTVSTIHYWDYTSSKFCVHVSKKAREIYGNNKGFYIYNGINVDDYEFSEEKEDYNLFIGRICAEKGLHDALTVCEKNNEKLIIAGPIYDESYYKNQIEPRIKNNKKVKYVGFVKGKEKQNLLKYAKCVLFPSIWELFGIVIIEAMACGTPVLAFPNGGIPEILEDFPNLLCNTVEEMTYKCKNQLFPSYKSLRKCVENKFSADKMTERYLFVYQLAIIDRNKLLHKSFLH
- a CDS encoding PIG-L deacetylase family protein, giving the protein MKKFLNVKQTIESDVSKVMIFSPHEDDETIACAGVIRRCINNGNTTKLVMITTGDYGNPKIRIQKTINSMALLGLSKDNIVYLGYGDHDVLGPAYLSKDNPQKIFLGTYGSQTYGFPEIGIVDYHYSKYGIHAEYNRENIFNDILDVIESNLPEDIYMPSPMENHPDHSVTGIFVISAILELKKRLDYSPIIHEYMVYKEGLPQNNLNALQSVLNIESHMDRTSPYSWCSRESIPVPDEMYASIESGNNLKSKAFDVYEDDAAYFRRFIKSDEVFWKKQMSNLAYNATVAASSQNTDTGQYCTNVIDGIILGYPYENSLFTFYDKEWATLGEKSGAWIQLSWPTLIEANRIILYDRPNFDDHIIRGILTFSDGSEISVGPLPNNGSEYIVDFKAKTFNWVKLTVDRAEGYNIGISEFEVYYLNY
- the rfbG gene encoding CDP-glucose 4,6-dehydratase encodes the protein MDLSLNIFKNKNVLITGHTGFKGSWLAIWLKKLGANVIGYALDPLNSEDNFSLSGLKNSIIDIRGDIRDSKLLNEVFKKYNPEIVFHLAAQPLVRYSYEHPKYTYEVNVIGTLNLLEAMRNCNTTKAAVIITSDKCYENKEWVWGYRENDPMGGYDPYSSSKGCAELLVSSYRNSFFNPEEYSIHKKVIASVRAGNVIGGGDWSKDRIIPDCINALELNKDIIIRNPKAIRPWQHVLEPLGGYLKLGINLLKYNTKFSGAWNFGPNSESIVSVEEITKKIINYWESGNYKSINTISTQLHEANLLNLDISKSKFYLNWAPKWNVDKAIEETVKWYKNYHNGNVYDLCVKQIDEYCNT
- a CDS encoding NAD-dependent epimerase/dehydratase family protein encodes the protein MDENIFKNKKILITGGYGFIGSHLVRRMLNKGANLFIIERKNSNPWRIKDILNKISIIEADISNSSEVNNYIKNIDPEYVFHLAAYGVDSSKKEYIAATNTNIIGTVNLLNSLKNTQCKKLINMGSCAEYGNRKELMYETMYPLPVSIYGSTKACSTILAHQIARENNIGIVTLRPFGVFGEGEAPHKVFCHVILSILQNKDVKLTHCEQYRDYCYVENIVDGMIIAAENNSISNNIFNIASGNIHPLKYYINLIFKNIETDKKPLYGTIPYRENEMWTPKANIDNIQSVLHWKPRINLEDGIIKTIDWYKKNIKLY